A stretch of Ischnura elegans chromosome 4, ioIscEleg1.1, whole genome shotgun sequence DNA encodes these proteins:
- the LOC124157245 gene encoding E3 ubiquitin-protein ligase TRAIP-like translates to MHFTCVICSDLITGSDDTFATSCGHLFHYNCVIQWLERSKTCPQCRAKVYEKDIHRVYFNVANIDGSDDPSSLQNKIDNLKFKLKMKDVEVKTANEAKADMEGRNKGLRAELRKQENEVSKLNGAILCLKERMNHLKNENKKMNQLQEENKVLQSRVETLQGLETIRVGSAAEVDELLNNMAGSSSESRSLATYCSVLKRELQVMEKKRKVTQARMAEHSQNLSKAYAERDSLKDALKVSGKARGDLMEELAIIKEEKSRLEKKIKQLENMMESTLNTNTQNSAVGILSKLTVGSPARESMATEMLRLLAESPAPEELLSTLKRVARSPMKLYPPSPSETLKRSRIEETLTPEVCLPAKRNVQLSFPKLSDPSKDIKLLPKPSSSGSQPRMENKTTNILQSKSGYTIFQKPRLSQRPEEILQKPLRDEVYYDGMGGQRKQDVFPNPKRNPLPLGAKPKLKKSTFSVNSAGIPRIDTFLSNSSQ, encoded by the exons ATGCACTTCACGTGTGTCATATGCAGTGATTTAATCACTGGATCAGATGACACATTTGCAACTAGTTGTGGCCACCTTTTTCATTATAACTGTGTTATTCAGTGGCTCGAACG CTCGAAAACATGCCCTCAATGCCGAGCGAAAGTGTACGAAAAAGATATACATCGCGTGTACTTCAACGTAGCAAACATCGACGGCTCCGATGATCCAAGCTCCCTGCAGAATAAAATAGATAACCTGAAGTTCAAACTTAAAATGAAAGATGTTGAAGTCAAAACCGCAAACGAAGCGAAGGCTGATATGGAAGGGAGAAACAAAGGTTTGAG gGCAGAATTGAGAAAGCAAGAAAATGAAGTAAGCAAATTAAATGGGGCGATTTTATGCCTCAAGGAGAGAATGAAtcacttgaaaaatgaaaataagaaaatgaatcaACTTCAAGAGGAAAATAAAGTGCTTCAATCTCGTGTTGAAACATTGCAAGG GTTAGAGACCATCAGAGTCGGGTCAGCAGCAGAAGTAGAtgaacttttaaataatatggCTGGCAGCTCGTCTGAGTCCCGGTCACTAGCTACTTACTGTTCAgtattaaaaag AGAACTGCAAGtaatggaaaagaaaaggaaagtgACGCAGGCTAGGATGGCAGAACACAGCCAAAACCTATCAAAAGCTTATGCTGAGAGAGATAGTTTGAAGGATGCTTTAAAAGTTAGCGGCAAAGCTCGTGGAGATCTTATGGAGGAGCTTGCCATCATCAAGGAAGAAAAAAGTAGACTTGAAAAGAAGATCAAGCAGCTGGAGAATATGATGGAAAGCACTTTGAACACTAATACACAGAATTCGGCTGTTGGAATTCTTTCCAAGTTAACAGTTGGTAGCCCAGCGAGGGAGAGTATGGCCACAGAGATGCTGCGATTGCTTGCAGAATCACCAGCTCCAGAAGAGTTGTTGTCTACTCTGAAAAGAGTTGCGAGGTCTCCTATGAAATTATATCCACCTTCACCCAGTGAAACACTAAAAAGAAGTCGAATTGAAGAGACTCTTACACCAGAAGTATGCCTCCCTGCCAAAAGAAATGTTCAATTGAGTTTTCCTAAACTTTCAGATCCAAGCAAGGATATCAAACTACTTCCAAAACCAAGTTCATCTGGAAGCCAGCCTAGAATGGAAAACAAGACGACAAATATCCTGCAATCCAAATCTGGATACACTATCTTTCAGAAGCCACGGTTAAGCCAAAGGCCTGAGGAAATTCTGCAGAAACCCCTAAGGGATGAAGTGTACTATGATGGCATGGGGGGTCAGCGGAAGCAAGATGTTTTCCCAAACCCAAAACGTAATCCTTTACCCCTAGGTGCAAaaccaaaattgaaaaagtcaaCCTTCTCAGTTAACAGTGCAGGCATTCCTCGCATCGACACATTCCTAAGTAATTCCTCTCAGTGA